From the genome of Vitis riparia cultivar Riparia Gloire de Montpellier isolate 1030 chromosome 2, EGFV_Vit.rip_1.0, whole genome shotgun sequence, one region includes:
- the LOC117907598 gene encoding dolichol-phosphate mannose synthase subunit 2, with amino-acid sequence MELADRAVGFLLSFISISIFTYYTFWVIILPFVDSDHFIHKYFLPQDYAILIPVFAGVTLLCFLCTFVGFVMLKSKQKAK; translated from the exons ATGGAATTAGCAGACAGAGCGGTTGGGTTTCTATTATCTTTTATCAGCATATCCATATTCACTTATTATACCTTTTGGGTCATCATCCTG CCATTTGTAGACAGTGATCACTTTATCCATAAGTACTTTCTGCCTCAAGATTACGCCATACTCATACCTGTATTCGCTGGAGTGACACTTCTCTGCTTCTTATGCACATTTGTTGGGTTCGTGATGCTCAAATCCAAGCAGAAGGCAAAGTAA
- the LOC117906189 gene encoding plastoglobulin-1, chloroplastic: MAMLLTSHASLFFKNPKTLRLSSIPTQSPSLSFAKVSTQNPLFSSIRLYAASPDNPDSSSIKPPSASDGDASDSEASDQDIQHDAAPAGVADEWGEKAEPEPEPEDSYTKLSGADPPKDEDEWGGDGDAKDSYIKSGNGIATAAAAEVDEVGDLKKCLVDTVYGTNFGFEATAEVRAEVVELVNQLESVNPTPAPTEAAELLDGNWVLLYTAASELLPLLAAGSTPLLKVKSICQSIETSSRTIVNSTTLSSPFATFSFSASATFEVRSPSRIQVQFKEGTLQPPEIKSSLNLPENVDVFGQKINLSAVQQSLNPLQEAVASISRAISGQPPLKVPIPGERSSSWLLITYLDKDIRISRGDGGLFVLAREGSPLLDLY; this comes from the exons ATGGCGATGCTACTCACCTCACACGCTTCTCTATTcttcaaaaaccctaaaacccttcGATTATCTTCAATCCCCACCCAAAGCCCTTCTCTCTCATTCGCCAAAGTCTCCACCCAAAACCCTCTTTTCTCCTCCATTCGCCTCTATGCCGCATCCCCCGACAACCCTGACTCTTCCTCCATCAAACCACCGTCGGCCAGCGACGGTGATGCATCGGATTCCGAGGCGTCTGATCAAGACATTCAGCATGATGCTGCTCCTGCTGGTGTCGCCGACGAATGGGGTGAGAAGGCGGAGCCGGAGCCGGAGCCGGAGGATTCGTACACGAAGCTCTCCGGCGCCGACCCACCCAAAGACGAGGATGAGTGGGGTGGAGATGGGGATGCGAAGGACTCGTACATCAAGTCGGGCAATGGGATAGCAACCGCAGCGGCGGCGGAGGTGGATGAGGTTGGGGATTTGAAGAAATGTTTGGTGGACACGGTGTACGGAACGAATTTCGGGTTTGAGGCTACCGCAGAGGTGAGGGCGGAGGTTGTGGAGTTGGTGAACCAGTTGGAGTCGGTAAATCCGACTCCGGCTCCAACGGAGGCGGCGGAGCTTCTCGACGGCAACTGGGTTTTGTT GTACACAGCAGCTTCTGAGCTATTGCCTCTTCTGGCAGCAGGTTCTACTCCTTTGTTGAAGGTTAAAAGTATATGCCAATCAATTGAAACCAGCAGCCGCACCATCGTCAACTCCACCACTTTGTCAAGCCCCTTCGCGACCTTCTCCTTCAGTGCATCGGCCACGTTTGAAGTTCGAAGTCCTTCAAGAATACAG GTCCAATTTAAGGAAGGAACCCTGCAGCCTCCAGAGATAAAGTCAAGCCTTAATCTTCCAGAAAATGTGGATGTCTTCGGGCAGAAAATCAATTTGTCAGCTGTGCAGCAGTCTCTTAATCCACTTCAGGAGGCAGTGGCAAGCATCTCACGAGCCATTTCTGGGCAGCCACCTCTGAAGGTTCCGATCCCAGGCGAAAGAAGCTCCTCATGGCTTCTCATCACCTACCTTGACAAGGATATTAGGATCTCAAGGGGGGACGGTGGTCTTTTTGTGCTTGCTAGAGAAGGTAGTCCTCTCCTAGATCTCTACTAG
- the LOC117907589 gene encoding probable calcium-binding protein CML18, which translates to MSVDEPVKLDDEQIAELREIFRSFDRNNDGSLTQLELGSLLRSLGLKPTPEQLDALSQKADKNSNGLIEFSEFVSLVAPDLLPAKSPYTQEQLRQLFRMFDRDGNGYITAAELAHSMAKLGHALTAEELTGMIKEADTDGDGRINFEEFSQAITSAAFDNSWA; encoded by the coding sequence ATGAGCGTGGATGAACCGGTGAAGCTGGACGATGAGCAGATAGCGGAGCTACGAGAAATATTTCGATCATTCGATAGAAACAATGACGGAAGCCTAACGCAGCTGGAGCTGGGATCATTGTTAAGATCATTAGGTCTGAAACCAACTCCAGAGCAGCTGGACGCCCTAAGTCAGAAAGCAGACAAGAACAGTAATGGCCTAATTGAGTTCTCAGAGTTCGTCTCACTTGTGGCGCCGGACCTTCTTCCAGCCAAGTCGCCATACACACAGGAGCAGCTGAGACAGCTGTTTCGGATGTTTGATAGAGATGGCAATGGCTACATTACAGCAGCGGAGCTGGCGCACTCCATGGCCAAGCTTGGCCATGCACTCACTGCAGAAGAGCTGACAGGGATGATCAAAGAGGCAGACACTGACGGCGATGGGCGGATTAACTTTGAGGAGTTCTCTCAGGCGATAACCTCTGCAGCTTTTGATAATTCATGGGCCTAG